In Streptomyces sp. NBC_01551, one DNA window encodes the following:
- a CDS encoding SMC family ATPase → MRLHRLRVTAFGPFAEPQEIDFDALSGAGIFLLHGPTGAGKTSVLDAVCYALYGSVPGSRQAPGTSLRSDHSAPDTPTEVTLELTAGGRRLEITRRPEQDRPKKRGSGTTKDKAQSSLREHTGEGWEPLSRSHQEIGEEVEQLLGMSREQFCQVVLLPQGEFARFLRADEGARGRLLGRLFDTRRFAAVETLLAERRRAAEAKVRAGDEKVLGTAQRLAQAAGHGVDLRDWPMPRHQPGDPGLAEAVRAWAAVARCSARERQTVAEYALAAVEGRDAAARRAAEDARELDRLQRRHAETARRAALLAGAAPERERVRHLLDRARRGALVAPALELRGAAYAAHLTAAHAENAARAQLPATLAEAGTEQLGSVEQRLREELGAVGAAHRSEQRSAEIGRERATLEREARAAEEQHQESAEWLARWDDTRAALAGRVEAAQQAATLGEQLAGKLEPARMQLKAARRRDELDAEAEVASGELLSVRDESAAARERWLELKEARLRGIAAELAEALEAGRPCTVCGSAQHPDPARPAPGHVDRAAEDAAHARFEEAEERRAAVERKRAAVREARAEAAAAAGEATTAELLELTADLSSRHAGAHAAAAGLHAAREQLARAEREHAARSSDRLDAERRAAARISRREALDREQASLEAELALVRGDAPTVAARARILEDRIRMVTGAAHALRRAETTAARLKEADDQLADAAFKAGFDTVDAAADAVLPEYERTALQHRADAWQAEEAMLADRQAEADTAAAAALPPADPETAQAYAERAAAKLRTAGSAYDAARVRCAELDRLSRQAEQELRAMGPLREEYDRVARLAGLTAGTSADNERKMRLEAYVLAARLEQVAAAATVRLLRMSGGRYTLVHSDAKTGGRGRSGLGLHVVDAWTGSERDTATLSGGETFFASLALALGLADVVTDEAGGMRLDTLFIDEGFGSLDDQALDEVLDVLDSLRERDRSVGIVSHVADLRTRVQAQLEIVKQRGGSVVRHRTAAALAD, encoded by the coding sequence ATGAGGCTGCACCGGCTCCGGGTCACCGCCTTCGGCCCCTTCGCCGAGCCCCAGGAGATCGACTTCGACGCCCTGTCCGGCGCCGGCATCTTCCTCCTGCACGGCCCCACCGGCGCCGGCAAGACCTCCGTCCTCGACGCCGTCTGCTACGCCCTGTACGGATCCGTGCCCGGCTCCCGCCAGGCCCCCGGCACCAGCCTGCGCAGCGATCACTCCGCCCCCGACACCCCGACCGAGGTCACCCTCGAACTCACCGCCGGCGGCCGCCGCCTGGAGATCACCCGGCGGCCCGAGCAGGACCGGCCGAAGAAGCGCGGCTCGGGCACGACCAAGGACAAGGCGCAGAGCTCGCTGCGCGAGCACACCGGAGAGGGCTGGGAGCCCCTGAGCCGCTCCCACCAGGAGATCGGCGAGGAGGTCGAGCAGCTGCTCGGCATGAGCCGCGAGCAGTTCTGCCAGGTCGTGCTGCTCCCGCAGGGGGAGTTCGCGCGCTTCCTGCGGGCCGACGAGGGGGCGCGGGGCCGGCTGCTCGGCCGGCTCTTCGACACCCGCCGCTTCGCCGCCGTCGAGACCCTGCTCGCCGAGCGCCGCCGCGCCGCCGAGGCGAAGGTCCGGGCCGGCGACGAGAAGGTGCTCGGCACCGCCCAGCGGCTCGCCCAGGCCGCCGGGCACGGCGTCGACCTGCGCGACTGGCCGATGCCCCGGCACCAGCCCGGCGACCCCGGCCTCGCCGAGGCGGTCCGGGCCTGGGCGGCCGTCGCCCGCTGCTCCGCCCGGGAGCGGCAGACCGTCGCCGAGTACGCCCTCGCCGCCGTCGAAGGGCGGGACGCCGCCGCCCGGCGCGCCGCCGAGGACGCCCGGGAGCTCGACCGGCTGCAACGCCGGCACGCCGAGACGGCCCGCCGGGCCGCCCTGCTGGCCGGGGCCGCGCCCGAGCGGGAACGGGTGCGCCACCTGCTCGACCGGGCCCGGCGCGGCGCCCTGGTCGCCCCCGCCCTGGAACTGCGCGGAGCCGCCTACGCCGCGCACCTGACCGCCGCCCACGCGGAGAACGCCGCCCGGGCGCAGCTCCCGGCCACCCTCGCCGAGGCCGGGACCGAACAGCTCGGCTCCGTCGAGCAGCGCCTGCGGGAGGAACTCGGGGCGGTCGGCGCCGCACACCGCTCCGAGCAGCGCAGCGCCGAGATCGGCCGCGAGCGCGCCACCCTGGAGCGGGAGGCCCGCGCCGCGGAGGAGCAGCACCAGGAGTCCGCCGAGTGGCTCGCCCGCTGGGACGACACCCGGGCCGCGCTGGCCGGCCGGGTGGAGGCCGCCCAGCAGGCCGCGACCCTGGGCGAGCAGCTCGCCGGGAAGCTGGAACCCGCCCGGATGCAGCTGAAGGCCGCCCGGCGGCGCGACGAGCTGGACGCCGAGGCGGAGGTCGCCTCCGGCGAGCTGCTCTCCGTGAGGGACGAGTCCGCCGCCGCGCGCGAACGCTGGCTGGAGCTGAAGGAGGCCCGGCTGCGCGGGATCGCCGCCGAGCTGGCCGAGGCGCTGGAGGCGGGCCGGCCGTGCACCGTGTGCGGCTCCGCGCAGCACCCGGATCCGGCGCGGCCCGCCCCCGGACACGTGGACCGGGCCGCCGAGGACGCCGCCCACGCCCGCTTCGAGGAGGCCGAGGAGCGCAGGGCCGCCGTCGAGCGGAAACGCGCCGCCGTCCGCGAGGCCCGCGCCGAGGCCGCGGCCGCCGCTGGCGAGGCCACCACCGCCGAACTGCTGGAACTCACCGCCGACCTGAGCTCCCGGCACGCCGGCGCCCACGCGGCGGCCGCCGGGCTGCACGCCGCCCGGGAGCAGCTCGCCCGAGCCGAGCGGGAGCACGCCGCGCGCAGCTCCGACCGGCTGGACGCCGAACGCCGCGCCGCCGCCCGGATCTCGCGCCGGGAAGCGCTGGACCGCGAACAGGCCTCCCTGGAGGCCGAGCTCGCCCTCGTCCGGGGAGACGCGCCCACGGTCGCCGCCCGCGCCCGGATCCTGGAGGACCGGATCCGCATGGTCACCGGCGCCGCCCACGCGCTGCGCCGGGCCGAGACCACCGCCGCCCGCCTGAAGGAGGCCGACGACCAGTTGGCCGACGCCGCGTTCAAGGCGGGCTTCGACACCGTCGACGCCGCCGCCGACGCGGTGCTCCCCGAGTACGAACGCACCGCCCTCCAGCACCGGGCGGACGCCTGGCAGGCCGAGGAGGCGATGCTCGCCGACCGGCAGGCCGAGGCCGACACCGCGGCGGCCGCCGCGCTGCCCCCGGCCGATCCGGAGACCGCCCAGGCCTATGCGGAGCGGGCCGCCGCGAAACTTCGTACGGCCGGCTCTGCCTACGACGCCGCCCGGGTCCGCTGCGCCGAGCTCGACCGGCTCTCCCGGCAGGCCGAGCAGGAGCTGCGCGCGATGGGCCCGCTGCGCGAGGAGTACGACCGGGTGGCCCGGCTCGCCGGACTCACCGCGGGCACCTCCGCCGACAACGAGCGCAAGATGCGGCTGGAGGCGTACGTCCTGGCCGCCCGGCTGGAGCAGGTCGCCGCCGCGGCGACGGTACGGCTGCTGCGCATGTCCGGCGGCCGCTACACCCTCGTCCACTCGGACGCGAAGACCGGCGGGCGGGGCCGCTCCGGCCTCGGCTTGCACGTGGTCGACGCCTGGACCGGCAGCGAGCGCGACACCGCCACCCTCTCGGGCGGGGAGACCTTCTTCGCCTCGCTCGCGCTGGCCCTGGGACTGGCCGACGTGGTCACCGACGAGGCGGGCGGCATGCGCCTCGACACCCTGTTCATCGACGAGGGCTTCGGCAGCCTCGACGACCAGGCGCTGGACGAGGTCCTCGACGTTCTGGACTCGCTGCGCGAACGGGACCGCAGCGTGGGCATCGTGAGCCACGTCGCGGACCTGCGCACCCGGGTGCAGGCGCAGCTGGAGATCGTCAAGCAGCGCGGCGGCTCGGTGGTGCGCCACCGCACGGCGGCCGCGCTCGCGGACTGA
- a CDS encoding Lrp/AsnC family transcriptional regulator: MTEYSPDATDWRILTALQADGRATFAELARTVSMSSSAVTERVRRLEEAGVITGYTAVVDPEKLGKSILALVRLRYPHGNYKPFHDLLESTPEILEAHHVTGDDCFVLKVAARSMAHLEEVTGRIAGLGAVTTSIVYSSPLPRRPLSP; this comes from the coding sequence ATGACCGAGTATTCCCCTGACGCCACGGACTGGCGCATCCTGACGGCCCTCCAGGCGGACGGCCGGGCCACGTTCGCCGAGCTCGCGCGCACCGTGTCGATGTCGTCGAGCGCCGTCACCGAGCGGGTGCGCCGGCTGGAGGAGGCCGGTGTGATCACTGGGTACACGGCCGTGGTCGACCCGGAGAAGCTGGGCAAGTCGATCCTCGCCCTGGTCCGGCTGCGCTATCCGCACGGCAACTACAAGCCGTTCCACGACCTGCTGGAATCCACTCCGGAGATCCTGGAGGCCCACCACGTCACGGGCGACGACTGTTTCGTCCTCAAGGTCGCCGCCCGCTCGATGGCGCACCTGGAGGAGGTCACGGGCCGGATCGCGGGCCTGGGCGCCGTCACCACCAGCATCGTGTACTCCTCGCCGCTCCCGCGCAGGCCGCTCAGTCCGTGA
- a CDS encoding rhodanese-like domain-containing protein, with translation MTTTQTSTTTATTTAAAIAPNPVLRVPPASPAAAAAYFAASLAFHADVSDVAAAFKAHREQGAALGFQLVDSRSTPSWDQAHVPGAIHLPTALIPEQAERLLDKNVPVVTYCWGPGCNGATRSALALAELGFRVKEMLGGIEYWIREGFEVETWQGSEQRAEADPLTAPTDSDDCGC, from the coding sequence ATGACGACGACACAGACCAGCACCACGACCGCCACCACCACAGCCGCCGCCATCGCCCCCAACCCGGTCCTGCGGGTCCCCCCGGCCAGCCCGGCCGCCGCGGCCGCCTACTTCGCCGCCAGCCTCGCCTTCCACGCGGACGTGTCGGACGTCGCCGCCGCCTTCAAGGCCCACCGCGAGCAGGGCGCCGCACTCGGCTTCCAGCTCGTCGACTCCCGCTCCACCCCGTCCTGGGACCAGGCCCACGTGCCCGGCGCGATCCACCTGCCCACCGCGCTGATCCCCGAGCAGGCCGAGCGGCTCCTCGACAAGAACGTCCCGGTGGTCACGTACTGCTGGGGCCCCGGCTGCAACGGCGCCACCCGCTCCGCGCTCGCCCTGGCCGAACTCGGCTTCCGGGTCAAGGAGATGCTCGGCGGCATCGAGTACTGGATCCGGGAAGGCTTCGAGGTCGAGACCTGGCAGGGCAGCGAGCAGCGCGCCGAGGCCGACCCGCTGACCGCGCCCACGGACTCCGACGACTGCGGCTGCTGA
- a CDS encoding DUF885 domain-containing protein codes for MSETLHSDSAARLPRQVADAFVDDLIAIDPLTGTYLGVAASSSKLPDFSPAGRAAAAELARTTLARLDAAELLPGADSDAERRCARLLRERLTAELAIHEAEEDLRAVSNIHSPAHSVREIFTLTPADTEEDWAAIAERLRAVPAAFAGYRESLALGLERGLPGSPRPTTTFIGQLTTWAGQDADGARDFFGAFAAGGPEALRAELDEAAAGATAAIVELRDWMRDVYAPAVADAPDAVGRERYARWSRYFNGTDLDLDEAYAYGWSEYHRLLAEMKAEAAKILPGAGPWEALKHLDEHGTHIEGVDEVQAWLQRLMDEAIENLDGTHFELAERVKKVESKIAPPGGAAAPYYTNPSEDFSRPGRTWLPTMGQTRFPVYDLVSTWYHEGVPGHHLQLAQWTHVADQLSRYQASVGLVSANAEGWALYAERLMDELGYLKDAEQRLGYLDCQMMRAARVIVDIGMHLGLEIPTDSPFHPGERWTVDLAQEFFGLHSGRPADFVESELTRYLSMPGQAIGYKLGERAWLLGRDNARAARGESFDLKAWHMAALSQGSLGLDDLVDELSKL; via the coding sequence ATGTCAGAGACCCTCCACAGTGACAGCGCCGCGCGGCTGCCCCGCCAGGTCGCCGACGCGTTCGTCGACGACCTCATCGCCATCGATCCCCTCACGGGCACCTACCTCGGTGTCGCCGCGAGTTCCAGCAAGCTCCCCGACTTCTCGCCGGCGGGCCGTGCGGCCGCCGCCGAGCTCGCCCGTACCACCCTCGCCCGCCTCGACGCCGCCGAGCTGCTGCCCGGAGCGGACAGCGACGCCGAGCGCCGCTGCGCCCGGCTGCTGCGCGAACGCCTCACAGCCGAACTCGCGATCCACGAGGCCGAAGAGGACCTGCGCGCGGTCAGCAACATCCACTCTCCCGCGCACTCGGTCCGCGAGATCTTCACGCTGACTCCGGCCGACACCGAGGAGGACTGGGCGGCGATCGCCGAGCGGCTGCGCGCCGTCCCCGCGGCCTTCGCCGGCTACCGCGAGAGCCTCGCGCTCGGCCTGGAGCGCGGCCTGCCGGGCAGCCCGCGCCCGACCACGACGTTCATCGGCCAGCTCACCACCTGGGCCGGCCAGGACGCCGACGGCGCCCGCGACTTCTTCGGCGCGTTCGCCGCCGGCGGCCCCGAGGCGCTGCGCGCCGAGCTGGACGAGGCGGCGGCCGGTGCGACCGCGGCCATCGTCGAACTCCGCGACTGGATGCGCGACGTGTACGCCCCGGCCGTCGCGGACGCGCCGGACGCCGTGGGCCGCGAGCGCTACGCCCGCTGGTCGCGCTACTTCAACGGCACGGACCTGGACCTGGACGAGGCGTACGCGTACGGCTGGTCGGAGTACCACCGGCTGCTCGCGGAGATGAAGGCCGAGGCGGCGAAGATCCTGCCCGGCGCCGGTCCCTGGGAGGCGCTGAAGCACCTGGACGAGCACGGCACCCACATCGAGGGCGTCGACGAGGTCCAGGCCTGGTTGCAGAGGCTGATGGACGAGGCCATCGAGAACCTCGACGGCACCCACTTCGAACTCGCCGAGCGGGTCAAGAAGGTGGAGTCGAAGATCGCCCCGCCCGGCGGCGCGGCGGCCCCGTACTACACCAACCCCTCGGAGGACTTCTCCCGTCCGGGGCGCACCTGGCTGCCGACGATGGGCCAGACCCGCTTCCCCGTGTACGACCTGGTCTCCACCTGGTACCACGAGGGCGTTCCGGGCCACCACCTCCAGCTCGCGCAGTGGACGCACGTGGCGGACCAGCTCTCCCGCTACCAGGCCAGCGTCGGTCTCGTGAGCGCGAACGCCGAGGGCTGGGCGCTCTACGCGGAGCGCCTGATGGACGAGCTGGGCTACCTGAAGGACGCCGAGCAGCGCCTGGGCTACCTCGACTGCCAGATGATGCGCGCGGCGCGGGTCATCGTGGACATCGGCATGCACCTGGGTCTGGAGATCCCGACGGACTCGCCGTTCCACCCGGGTGAGCGCTGGACGGTCGACCTGGCGCAGGAGTTCTTCGGGCTGCACAGCGGCCGGCCGGCGGACTTCGTCGAGAGCGAGCTGACCCGCTACCTGTCGATGCCGGGGCAGGCGATCGGCTACAAGCTGGGCGAGCGCGCCTGGCTGCTGGGGCGGGACAACGCGCGGGCCGCGCGTGGCGAGTCCTTCGACCTGAAGGCCTGGCACATGGCGGCGCTGTCGCAGGGTTCGCTGGGGCTGGACGACCTGGTGGACGAGCTCTCGAAGCTCTGA
- a CDS encoding GNAT family N-acetyltransferase: MTERNPASAHRPHRHHWRRDVVELAALFCAVAVADGIANLVVHGPRGPILLVASAVALLVTAAFHTWWARRHGHAPPPGGTAPSDPAPAVPAAPAVGSPADPRTNAALWRMRTTVRDEPGSLAALCTALAHNGVDILTLQTHPLPEGGTVDEFLLRAPQDLSSAELTRAIARAGGVSTWIERADAHDLVDTPTRVLGLATRTALDAAELPLALRQLLGRCTIHSIPATTLSGRPNAGADAPVEGVLEATVMKLRDPAGGAITVERPYLPFTPTEFARARALVELDTRLGPRVPRSHDVLTLPEGNEITVRRADGSDQAAARAMHDRCSDRTLGLRYHGPVADADRYLGHLLSPRFGRTLAATTASGKLVALGHLLWDGDETEVALLIEDDWQRRGIGTELLGRLVAMAVEAGCDSVYAVTQASNTGMVAAMRGLGLPLDYQIEEGTLVITARLDASPVSSRLPYELPREVSSRQPHRS, encoded by the coding sequence ATGACTGAACGTAATCCTGCCTCCGCCCACCGTCCCCACCGCCACCACTGGCGCCGTGACGTCGTCGAACTCGCCGCCCTGTTCTGCGCCGTCGCGGTGGCCGACGGCATCGCCAATCTCGTCGTGCACGGCCCGAGGGGCCCGATCCTGCTGGTCGCCTCGGCCGTCGCACTCCTGGTCACGGCGGCGTTCCACACCTGGTGGGCACGCCGTCACGGCCATGCCCCACCGCCGGGCGGCACAGCGCCCTCCGATCCGGCGCCGGCAGTGCCCGCGGCGCCCGCGGTCGGATCCCCGGCCGATCCGAGGACCAACGCCGCCCTGTGGCGCATGCGGACGACCGTGCGTGACGAGCCGGGCAGCCTCGCCGCGCTGTGCACCGCACTCGCGCACAACGGCGTCGACATCCTGACCCTGCAGACCCACCCGCTGCCCGAGGGGGGCACGGTGGACGAGTTCCTGCTGCGAGCCCCGCAGGACCTGTCCTCCGCCGAGCTGACCCGGGCCATCGCCCGGGCCGGCGGCGTCAGCACCTGGATCGAGCGCGCCGACGCGCACGACCTGGTCGACACCCCCACCCGCGTCCTCGGCCTGGCCACCCGCACCGCCCTGGACGCCGCCGAACTCCCGCTCGCGCTGCGCCAGCTGCTCGGCCGCTGCACCATCCACTCGATCCCGGCGACCACTCTCTCCGGCCGCCCCAACGCGGGCGCCGACGCGCCGGTCGAAGGGGTCCTGGAAGCCACGGTGATGAAGCTGCGCGACCCGGCGGGCGGTGCGATCACCGTGGAGCGCCCGTACCTGCCCTTCACCCCGACCGAGTTCGCCCGCGCCCGCGCGCTCGTCGAGCTCGACACCCGTCTCGGCCCGCGCGTGCCGCGCAGCCACGACGTGCTGACGCTGCCCGAGGGCAACGAGATCACCGTGCGCCGCGCCGACGGCTCCGACCAGGCGGCGGCCCGCGCGATGCACGACCGCTGCTCGGATCGCACCCTGGGCCTGCGCTACCACGGCCCCGTCGCCGACGCCGACCGCTACCTCGGCCACCTGCTGAGCCCGCGGTTCGGCCGCACCCTCGCTGCCACCACCGCCTCCGGGAAGCTGGTCGCCCTCGGCCACCTGCTGTGGGACGGCGACGAGACCGAAGTCGCGCTGCTCATCGAGGACGACTGGCAGCGCCGGGGCATCGGCACCGAACTGCTGGGCCGCCTGGTCGCGATGGCCGTGGAGGCCGGGTGCGACAGCGTGTACGCCGTCACGCAGGCGTCCAACACCGGCATGGTCGCGGCCATGCGCGGCCTCGGCCTGCCCCTCGACTACCAGATCGAGGAGGGCACGCTGGTGATCACGGCCCGGCTCGACGCGAGCCCGGTCAGCTCGCGGCTGCCGTACGAACTCCCGCGCGAGGTGTCGAGCCGGCAGCCGCACCGCTCGTAG
- a CDS encoding alkaline phosphatase: MWHTRRSLLGGSLAVPVGLTLSGALAAPAFAATATAPAFTRSGRPSALWGTQSGEITAHSATIWTRSDRPARMYVDTSPSESFRYGVRRHGGPFLGPATDYTGTTTLRDLPPGRQIHYRVTLADPDDPRRTSEPVRGTFRTTPVSRRHDVRFLWSGDLAGQGWGINPEVGGYRVFEEMRLRDPDFFLFSGDTIYADGPIQAAVPLRDGTVWHNITTEEKAKVAETLTEFRGNFRYNLLDRNLRDFNAQVPVLAQWDDHEVRNNWYPGQLIDDPRYTVKEADTLAARARQAFGEYFPVTDLRGGRAEGRMYRVMRYGPLLDVFVLDMRTYRNANSPGLQTEDPIGILGPEQLAWLKRELSRSRATWKVIAADMPIGIVVPDGAANFEAVAQGDPGAPLGRELQIAELLRHIKHQRITGTVWLTADVHYTAANHYAPERAAFTDFAPFWEFVSGPIGAGGFPAGRLDATFGPETAYVQSAPVANMSPAENPPYYGEVEIDGAGGDLTVRLRRQGGGVLFTKTLRPGRVGQ; the protein is encoded by the coding sequence ATGTGGCACACCCGACGCTCCCTGCTCGGCGGCTCCCTCGCCGTCCCCGTGGGCCTCACCCTGTCCGGCGCGCTCGCCGCGCCCGCGTTCGCCGCCACCGCGACGGCGCCCGCGTTCACCCGCTCCGGGCGCCCTAGCGCGCTCTGGGGCACCCAGTCCGGCGAGATCACCGCGCACTCCGCCACCATCTGGACGCGCTCCGACCGGCCCGCGCGGATGTACGTCGACACGTCCCCGAGCGAGTCGTTCCGCTACGGCGTGCGCCGGCACGGCGGCCCCTTCCTCGGCCCCGCCACCGACTACACCGGCACCACCACCCTGCGCGACCTGCCGCCGGGCCGCCAGATCCACTACCGGGTGACCCTCGCCGACCCCGACGACCCGCGCCGCACCAGCGAGCCGGTCCGGGGCACCTTCCGGACCACCCCGGTCTCGCGCCGCCACGACGTGCGCTTCCTGTGGTCCGGGGACCTGGCCGGGCAGGGCTGGGGCATCAACCCCGAGGTCGGCGGTTACCGCGTCTTCGAGGAGATGCGGCTGCGCGATCCCGACTTCTTCCTGTTCAGCGGTGACACGATCTACGCCGACGGGCCGATCCAGGCCGCCGTGCCGCTGCGGGACGGCACCGTCTGGCACAACATCACCACCGAGGAGAAGGCGAAGGTCGCCGAGACCCTCACCGAGTTCCGCGGGAACTTCCGCTACAACCTGCTCGATCGCAACCTGCGGGACTTCAACGCCCAGGTGCCGGTCCTCGCCCAGTGGGACGACCACGAGGTGCGCAACAACTGGTACCCCGGCCAGCTGATCGACGACCCCCGCTACACCGTGAAGGAAGCCGACACCCTCGCCGCCCGCGCCCGCCAGGCCTTCGGCGAGTACTTCCCGGTCACCGACCTCCGGGGCGGCCGGGCCGAGGGCCGGATGTACCGCGTGATGCGGTACGGGCCGCTGCTGGACGTGTTCGTCCTCGACATGCGCACGTACCGCAACGCCAACTCCCCCGGCCTCCAGACCGAGGACCCGATCGGGATCCTCGGGCCGGAGCAGCTGGCCTGGCTCAAGCGCGAGCTGTCGCGCTCCCGCGCCACCTGGAAGGTCATCGCCGCCGACATGCCGATCGGCATCGTTGTCCCCGACGGGGCCGCGAACTTCGAGGCCGTCGCCCAGGGCGACCCGGGCGCTCCGCTGGGCCGGGAGCTCCAGATCGCCGAACTCCTGCGCCACATCAAGCACCAGCGCATCACCGGCACCGTCTGGCTCACGGCCGACGTCCACTACACGGCCGCCAACCACTACGCGCCGGAGCGGGCCGCGTTCACCGACTTCGCCCCGTTCTGGGAGTTCGTCTCCGGCCCCATCGGCGCGGGCGGCTTCCCCGCCGGGCGGCTCGACGCCACTTTCGGCCCGGAGACGGCGTACGTCCAGTCGGCTCCGGTCGCCAACATGTCGCCGGCGGAGAACCCTCCGTACTACGGCGAGGTGGAGATCGACGGGGCGGGCGGCGACCTCACCGTCCGGTTGCGCCGCCAGGGCGGCGGCGTACTCTTCACCAAGACGCTGCGGCCGGGGCGCGTGGGGCAGTAG
- a CDS encoding IS5 family transposase (programmed frameshift), with product MARRKPWEVDDELWVVIEPLLPRVERRARHPGRKRHPDRLVCQGILFVLHTGIAWEHLPQELGFGSGMTCWRRLAEWTEAGVWPRLHETLLARLRGADALDFSRAVVDGPHTRVKGGPKTGRSPVDRGRNGSKHHLITDATGIPLAATLTGGNRNDVTQFIPLLQAVPPVRGKRGRPRQRPDTVLGDRGYDHDKYRRLAWALGVKPVIARRGVPHGSGLGTDRWVVERTFAHLHWFRRLRIRWEVRDDIHEAFLSLACSLICWRRLKSFR from the exons ATGGCTCGGCGGAAGCCGTGGGAAGTAGACGATGAGCTTTGGGTGGTGATCGAGCCGCTCCTGCCGAGGGTGGAGCGTCGGGCTCGTCATCCTGGTCGGAAGCGGCATCCGGACCGGCTGGTGTGCCAGGGCATCCTGTTCGTGCTGCACACCGGGATCGCATGGGAACACCTCCCGCAGGAACTGGGCTTCGGGTCGGGCATGACGTGCTGGCGACGCCTGGCCGAGTGGACCGAGGCTGGCGTCTGGCCACGACTACACGAAACCCTTCTGGCCCGGCTTCGTGGAGCGGATGCCCTGGACTTCTCACGGGCCGTGGTCGACGGC CCACATACGCGCGTTAAAGGGGGCCCCAAGACAGGGCGAAGCCCCGTTGACCGGGGCAGGAATGGCAGCAAGCACCACCTGATCACCGACGCCACCGGCATTCCGCTTGCTGCCACCCTGACCGGCGGCAACCGCAACGACGTCACCCAGTTCATCCCCCTTCTCCAAGCCGTTCCACCGGTCCGCGGCAAGCGCGGCCGACCGCGTCAGCGGCCCGACACCGTGCTCGGGGACCGCGGCTATGACCACGACAAGTACCGGCGTCTGGCCTGGGCCCTGGGCGTGAAACCCGTTATCGCCCGACGCGGCGTCCCACACGGATCCGGCCTCGGCACCGACCGCTGGGTCGTCGAGCGGACCTTCGCCCACCTGCACTGGTTCCGCCGGCTACGGATCCGCTGGGAAGTACGCGACGACATCCACGAGGCATTCCTCAGCCTCGCTTGCTCACTCATCTGCTGGCGGCGCCTGAAGTCATTCCGATAG
- a CDS encoding alpha/beta fold hydrolase: protein MTATVSFTIDSPLGPRTTTVAYERKGAGEPLLLLHGIGHHLQAWQPVTDILAAEYDVIAVDLPGFGTSEPLPEGVPYDLATVAPALGALAAALGVERPHVAGNSLGGLLALEMGRTRLARSVTALSPAGFWTEGERRYAFATLRAMRVGAKALPLPALERLSRSAAGRAALTGSIYAAPARRAPGAVVAETLALREATGFEQTLAAGGSVRFTEDVPGLPVTIAWGSRDRLLLRRQGVRAKHTIPGARLVRLPGCGHVPMHDDPALVSRVILDTARAAARETAPATA from the coding sequence ATGACCGCCACGGTCTCCTTCACGATCGATTCGCCGCTGGGTCCCCGCACCACCACCGTCGCCTACGAGCGCAAGGGCGCCGGCGAACCGCTTCTTCTGCTGCACGGCATCGGCCACCACCTCCAGGCCTGGCAGCCGGTGACCGACATCCTGGCCGCCGAATACGACGTCATCGCCGTCGACCTGCCCGGCTTCGGGACCTCGGAGCCGCTGCCCGAGGGGGTTCCGTACGACCTGGCGACCGTCGCCCCGGCCCTCGGAGCCCTCGCCGCGGCGCTCGGCGTCGAGCGCCCGCACGTCGCCGGGAACTCCCTCGGCGGGCTGCTCGCGCTGGAGATGGGCCGGACCCGCCTGGCCCGCTCGGTCACCGCCCTGTCCCCCGCCGGGTTCTGGACGGAGGGGGAACGCCGGTACGCCTTCGCCACCCTCAGGGCGATGCGGGTCGGCGCCAAGGCGCTGCCCCTGCCCGCGCTGGAGCGGCTCTCGCGGAGCGCCGCCGGGCGTGCCGCGCTGACCGGCAGCATCTACGCCGCCCCGGCCCGCCGCGCGCCCGGGGCCGTGGTCGCCGAGACCCTGGCCCTGCGCGAGGCCACCGGGTTCGAGCAGACCCTGGCGGCCGGCGGGTCCGTACGGTTCACCGAGGACGTGCCCGGCCTGCCGGTGACGATCGCCTGGGGCAGCCGCGACCGGCTGCTGCTGCGCCGCCAGGGCGTCCGGGCCAAGCACACCATCCCGGGCGCCCGGCTGGTGCGGCTGCCGGGTTGTGGCCACGTACCCATGCACGACGACCCGGCGCTGGTCTCCCGCGTGATCCTGGACACGGCGCGGGCGGCGGCACGGGAGACGGCCCCGGCGACGGCCTAA